The nucleotide sequence TTTTTCATCTTAATTTCCTGAACCCCATAAATTTAACCTATGGAAGAACTTAGTATCGTAAACCTGCTATTGGTATTGTTCGCCGCCTGGATTGGCGGAATAACGGCTAAACGTATGGGCTTCCCCTCCATTTTGGGCGAACTCCTTATCGGAATCGTACTTGGTCCTGCCATACTCGGGATTCTCAATACCTCCGAAGCCCTGAACATTCTGGCCGAAATAGGAATACTTTTTCTTATGGCCTATATCGGAATGGAAATTAATTTCAAGGATCTGGGCAAGGCCTCATGGGCCGGTCTACTGGCGGCCATTGGTGGGTTTGTAGTGCCTTTTGCCTTGGGCTATTATACCATTTTGGCCTTTGGTGGCACGGAAATAGCCGGCCTCTTCGTCGGTATCGCCGTAGGCGTTACTTCCTTGGCCACAAAAAGCAGGATCTTGGTAGACCTTAAGCTTTTAGATACCCGTATAGCCTATGTGTTAATGGCCGGCGCCCTGATTTCCGATACCTTGGCACTGATTATTTTTGCCGGAATTATCGGTTTTGTCGATGCCGGCAGTATCGATGCCCTTGGTCTGGGCTGGGTGGCGGCCAAGGCCATTCTGTTTTTCGCCTTCTCGGGCCTAACGGGTGTCTACCTATTCCCCCTGATAGGAAAATTACTTACCAAAATCAAACTCACGGGGCGTACGGCCCATTTCAGCATCATGGTCATCATCGTATTGGGTTTTGCCGAATTGGCCGAACTCGCAGGGCTTCACGGGATTTTAGGAGCCTTTATGGGCGGACTCTTTATACGCGACGGCGTCTTTTCAAGACCGGTGCTCAAAGAGGTTACCGGGGTCTTTCACGATATCTCCATCGGTTTCCTGGCCCCCATATTTTTCGTTACGGCCGGTTTTCATGTTACCTTGGAGGTCTTTCAAACCGACCTCGCCCTATTGGTATTGATCATCATAGGTGCCGTTGTGGGTAAAATTTTAGGAACGGCCCTATTTTACCTGCCAAGCGGCTATGGATGGCGCGAAGGACTTACTATCGGTACAGGAATGAACGGAAGGGGCGCCGTAGAGATCATTATTGCCGGTATCGGACTGCAGATGAACATCATTTCCCAAGAGATTTTTTCCATATTGGTGTTTATGGCTATTTCCACAACGCTTACCGTTCCCGTACTACTCACCTGGACCACCAATTGGCTCAGGAAACGGGGCGAACTGGTAAAACAAGATGCCCGAAGAGGCTACTTGGTACTAGGTGCCAACCCCTTAGGCCTGTACATTTCAAAACAACTCGCCCAACAGAGCGAGGTTACCCTTATAGACTCCAATAAAGACCATGTAAACGAAGCCCAAGCACAAGGACTAAAGGCCATATATGGAAACGCACTGAAGGAAGAGGCCTTCGAAACCGCCGACGCCCTTTCGAAACACACCTTTATTGCCCTGACGGGCAACAGTGAAATCAACCTCCTCTCGGCACAATTGGCCTATAATTCGTTTTATATCCCCAATCGCATCGTGCTGATGTCCCCGGTTGAAAACGGGGCCGGCCCCAATCTATTGAACCACATCGAGGCCTCTTCCCTATTTGCCAACAAAACCGATATGGCCGCTTGGTCGTACAAGATTTCGGCCGGTGATTTTGAGGAAAAGGAAGAAAAGGTCGACAAAGAGATGACCCCTAGGGACTGGGTAAAGAAAAACTCAAAAGACAAGGAGGTGCTACCCATATTGATTCTTGATGGGCACGGGGTTAAGCGACCATTTCACTACAACGACACCATAAAACCCGGAGAGCGTGTAATCTATATCCAATAATCCGCCTAAGCGGGTATAACGGGCTCGCCAAGCCTCAATGTGGGAAATCGAAAGGCCGTCCGCCATGGGTATCCCATAAAATATAATATTCGGTATTTTTTATGGGATTCCGTTACTTCGGTGTTTCTTTCGATATTTACACATTTGTTGTACTTCATAAACGCTTTTCTTAATTTGCACCCCTTCTGAACCACGATCGATGACACTATATCCCATAGAAACCGGAAACTTTAAGCTCGACGGCGGAGCCATGTTCGGCGTAGTGCCCAAAACTATTTGGCAACGTACCAATCCTGCCGATGCCAACAATCAAATTGACATTGCCGCGCGCAGCCTGCTCATAGAAGAAGGTAATAGGTTGATCCTGGTGGATACCGGTATGGGCCAAAAGCAATCGGAGAAATTCTTTAGCTATTACAACCGATGGGGCAATCATTCCGTTGACGCTTCACTACAGAAATTAGGTTTTCACCGCGATGACATCACCGATGTCTTTTTAACACATTTACATTTCGACCATTGTGGGGGCTGCATCCAATGGAATAAGGATAGAACGGGTTACGAGCCCGCTTTTAAAAATGCCACATTTTGGACAAACGAAGACCATTGGCTATGGGCAACAAAACCCAATGCCCGTGAAAAGGCCTCTTTTTTAAAGGAAAACCTACTGCCCATGCAAGAGAGCGGTCAGTTAAAGTTTATTGAAAGAACCTCCGACACCTATCAAATGCTTCCTGAACTTGGTTTTAAGGTACATTTTGTAGACGGCCATACCGATAAGCAGATGTTGCCCCATATATCTTATAAAGGAAAGGAATTGGTCTTTGTGGCCGATTTGCTTCCTACGGTCGGGCATATTCCCTTGCCTTATGTCATGGGCTACGACACACGGCCCCTTTTGACCTTGACCGAAAAGGAAGCTTTTTTGAACGATGCCATTGCCAACGACTACTATCTATTCTTTGAACATGATGCCCATAACGAGATCTGTACCCTAAAGGCTACCGAAAAAGGGGCACGGTTAAACGAAACGTTCCGTTTTGAGTCAATTTTTGGCTAATTCACCCCTCGTTTACCCAAGGCTTCAAGCATTTGCTACGGATTATAATCGTATACGAAAACGCATCCGTCCCTGATTCCACTAGCATAGACGAGCTCAATAAATTTGTAAACATGTCTTGGGGGCTCATATTGCCCGCGATAAATTTTATGGGGAGACCGGCAATATTGACCCCATAAAAAAACAATAACCCAGTAAAATTCTCTATAAAAAAATCATAAAAAGATTACGATTGGGTTAAAAAATTGTGCCAAATATTACCTTTGCTAGCAATTCTGTTAAAATAATAATTTGCTTTCCAATGGTAATCCACTTATTTTGATGTATTTGACCCCGAAAAATGGATAAAACAATTAAACACTAAACTTTATATAACTATATGACACCTTTCTTTTCAAGACCCTTATTAGGCTTATCCGCCGGTCTTTTGCTTATGGGCTGTGGTTCAACAGCCTTGGTATCTACCCCAATTGCGAACATTGATACCACTCCCTTAAAAATATCCGATTTAACCGATGCCCAGAAAAAAAACTGGGGCCATCTAGACCTTGTAGCGGATACCATTCCCGGTATGAGTGTTGACAAGGCCTACGCCGAAATCATAAAAAATAAAAAAGGCGAAACGGTCATCGTTGCCGTACTTGATTCTGGCATGGACTTAGACCATGAGGATTTAAAGGACGTTCTATGGACCAACAGAGGCGAAAAAGCCGGTGATGGTATAGACAACGATAAAAATGGATACATCGATGATATCCACGGATATAACTTTTTAGGCGAGTCGTACAACGAACAACTGGAAGCAACCCGTATCGTAAAATTGAAATTGGGCGATGCCTCATTGCAGGCCAAGGCCAAAGCTAAAGTAGACAGCGAATACGCCAAGGCCGGTCAACAAAAACAGCAGTACGAGCAAATCTACCAAGCGGTCAAAAACGCCGATGATGCCGTTAAAAAAGAATTGGGTAAGGAGACTTATACCAAAAAAGACCTTGCCGCTATCGAGCCCAAAGATGAGACCATGCAGCAGAATATTGGGATCTTGACACAAATGCTCACTTACGAAGACAGCATTCCTGAAGTTTTAGAGCAAATCGAAGGGGGCATCAAGTATTTTTCCGATCAATTGAACTACAACTACAACGTTGATTTCAATGGCCGTGAGGTAGTGGGAGACGATCCCTACGACATTACCGATTTGGGCTATGGAAACGGAAATCCTAAAAACAGGGTAGAAGACGAAAGCCATGGAACGCACGTAGCAGGTATTATCGCCGCCAAGCGCAACAATGGCAAAGGGGCCAACGGAGTGGCCAACAATGTGGCCATTATGAGTATTCGCGCGGTACCTAACGGTGATGAATACGACAAAGATATCGCCTTGGGCATCCGTTATGCGGTAGACAACGGCGCCAAGGTTATTAACGGTAGTTTCGGAAAAGGATTTAGCCCAAAGGCCGAATGGGTTTACGACGCCATTAAATACGCAGCCGACAACGATGTGCTTTTTGTTCATGCCGCCGGTAACGAAGGTGCCGACCTAGACGATCCCGCAAATCCCAACTTTCCGAACGACCAAGTGGACAACGGTCCTGAAATTGCCGATAACGTATTGACCGTAGGCGCATTGTCTTCAAAATACGGATCGGAAATGCTTGCTTCATTCTCAAATTACGGAGCTGTTAATGTTGACGTTTTTGCCCCTGGTGACGAAATCTATTCAACTATGCCCGACAATTCATATGATTTTCAAGGAGGAACCTCAATGGCGGCTCCCGCCGTTGCCGGTGTTGCGGCCTTAATTCGTTCTTACTATCCTAAATTGACCGCTTCCCAAGTAAAACACATTATCATGGAATCTGGTTTGGCTCCAAGGGTAAAGGTGATTTTGGGAGGTGATGCGGCCAAAACCGCAAGCTTGGACAAGGTTTCGACCTCCGGTAAAATCGTAAATGCCTACAACGCCTTGATTATGGCCGATAACGTGGCAAAAGGCAAAATTAAATTATAATTAGTATGAAACACTTCTTTAAAGGAATAGCCGCCGTAATGCTCTTATTGGGGCAAGCGGCGGTTGCGCAAAACGGTTCATATTGGCAACAGCACGTGGATTATACCATGGAAGTTGATATGAACGTTGACAACTTTCAATATACCGGTACACAAAAACTGGTCTATACCAACAACTCCCCAGACGAGCTTAGTCGCGTATACTACCACCTGTTTTTCAACGCATTTCAGCCGGGAAGTGAAATGGACATGCGACTACAGAGCATTCCGGATCCCGACGGTAGAATGACCGATGATCAAAAAAAGAGCCGTATTGCCAGCCTAAAGGAAAGTGAAATCGGTTATTTGCACGTAAACTCGCTCACCCAAGACGGTGTTAAAGTCGATTTTGTGGAGGAGGAAACGATTTTAGTGGTCGAATTGGCCCAACCGATACCTCCTGGCGGAAAGACCACCTTTGAAATGGAATTCAAGGGACAGGTTCCGTTACAGGTCCGAAGGGCCGGAAGAAACAGTGCCGAAGGTGTAGCCCTATCTATGAGCCAATGGTATCCGAAATTAGCCGAATACGATTTTGAAGGATGGCATGCCGACCCCTACATTGCACGTGAATTTCACGGCGTTTGGGGCGATTTTGACGTAAAGCTGACCCTAGACAAAAAGTACGTAGTGGGAGGAACTGGCTACCTGCAAAACCCTCAAGAAATCGGTCACGGCTATGAAGCTCCCGGTACCAAAGTGAAAAAACAGAAAGGCAAGACCCTTACATGGCACTTTAAGGCACCGATGGTACACGATTTTATGTGGGCGGCAGACCCCGATTATATACACGATACCCTTCAAGTAGAAAACGGACCTACGCTTCACTTTTTGTACAAAGACAATAAAGAGATTATAGACAACTGGAAAAAACTTCAGCCCAAAACAGCGGAGCTCATGAAGTTTTTCAACAAGAACATAGGCGAATACCCATACGAGCAGTATTCCGTGATACAAGGCGGTGACGGTGGTATGGAGTACGCCATGGCCACATTGATTACCGGTGAAAGAAAATTTGGAAGCTTGGTCGGGGTTACGGCCCATGAAATGGCACACTCCTGGTTTCAACACATCTTGGCCTCCAACGAATCGAAACACGAATGGATGGACGAAGGCTTTACAACCTTTATCTCTTCCTTGGCCATGAACGAAGTCATGCAAGAGAACAAGGAAAATCCTTTTGAAGGTACCTACAAAGGCTATTACAGCTTGGTAAATTCCGGTAAAGAACAACCCCAGACCACCCATGCCGATCGTTACGACCTCAACTTTGCCTACGGAATAGCCGCTTACAGCAAAGGGTCTATTTTCTTATCGCAATTGGGCTATGTTATCGGTCAGGATAAATTGATGGAAACCCTTCGCAAATATTATGAAGATTTCAAGTTCAAGCATCCCACACCCAACGATATCAAACGTACCGCCGAAAAAGTCTCGGGCATGGAACTCGATTGGTATCTAACCGACTGGACACAGACGACCAACACCATAGATTACGGTATTACCGATGTTAAGGACAAGGAGGGCAAAACCGAAGTTTCCCTGGTCCGTAAAGGGGCCATGCCTATGCCTATAGATATCCTAGTGATATATGAAGATGGAACAAAAGAGACCTTTTACGCGCCATTGCGGATGATGCGTGGGGAAAAGGAAAATCCTTATCCACAAATAAACCGAACGGTATTAGAAGATTGGCCATGGGCGCAGTCCAACTACAGCTTCACTTTCGACAAACCGCTTGAAAACGTAAAAGCAGTAGTGATCGACCCTTCACAATTAATGGCCGATATCGACTTGGAAGACAATGTTTGGCAAAAAACGCCATAATATACACTACTTTCCATTTCAAGAATTAAATTTGTAATCGCCCCCTCTTCCCAGGGGGCGACTTTTTAAACATAGGTAGATGTCGAACTTCACTTTCCCAAAAAAAGAAAAGCTGAAAAGCAAAAAGCTTATCGAACGCTTGTTCGCCGAGGGGAAGTCCGTTTCCGTCTATCCGATAAAACTCATATACCTACCCACCCCTTTTAACGATGAAGTCCGTTTTAAGGCCGGTATGGCCGTACCTAAAAAGAACTTTAAAAGTGCCGTGAAACGCAATCGCATCAAGCGCTTATTACGTGAAAGTTACCGTTTGAACAAACCCGACATTCTTAACAATACGGAAGGCTCTTTTGCGTTTTTATTTTTATACCTTGGTAAAGATATGCCTTCATATGCCTCTACCGAGCGAAGCATGAAAGCCTTGCTTCAACGGTTTGTAGCTAAAAATGAATCGTAAAAGGCGTCCAAACAACAAGAATTTATGGGTTTTAAGAACCAAAACCCTCACAAACGACAAGTAACATGAAAAAATTTTTCGGCAAAAAACTGCTGGTTTCCACCTTTGCCGTGCTTATTCTGGTAATAGGTAGTGGGTTTGTAAAAAGTGATTTCTTCGAGATTGCCAAACAAATCGAAATTTTCACTACCCTCTTTAAAGAGCTTAACATGAACTATGTAGACGAGACTAACCCTGCAGAGTTGATGGATACGGCTATAAAGAACATGTTAGACGACCTCGATCCCTACACCAAATTTCTAAACGAACAAGACGTAGAGACATACCGTATCAACAATGCGGGGGAATACTCGGGAATAGGCGCCCTAGTACGCTCGTTCAAAGACCGACTATTGATCATAGAGCCGTATAAGGGCTACCCTGCCGACAAAGCCGGACTCAAGGCCGGTGATGAAATTATCAAGATCGGCGCCATTAAGGTTTCCGATTTTGACGATAACGCCAGCGAGCTTCTAAAAGGGGCCAACAATACTTCGGTCGAAGTTACCTTTAAAAGACAGGGCGAGACCAAGGTGGCCACCATAACACGTGCCGCCGTTGAAGTAGATGCGGTACCCTTCTATAAGATGGTAGATGACAAAACCGGCTATATCGTTCTTTCTAAATTCAACGCCAAGGCTTCAAGCGAAACCAAGGCCGCCCTTTTAGACCTCAAGGGTAAAGGTGCCGAAAAAATTATATTGGACCTTAGGGACAACCCCGGAGGATTGCTTTCCGAAGCCATCAATGTCACCAATCTCTTCGTTGACAAAGGGGAATTGATCGTGACCACCAAATCAAAGGTCAAAAAATTCAATAGGGAATACAAGACGAAGAACAAGCCTGTGGATATGGAAATCCCCTTGGTAGTACTCGTAAACGGAAGTAGTGCCTCGGCGAGTGAAATCGTTTCGGGCGGACTCCAAGATCTTGACCGTGCCGTGATCATGGGAGCCCGTAGCTTTGGAAAAGGCTTGGTACAGCGCCCCTTGAAACTGACCTATGGCACCCAACTAAAGGTCACCATTAGCCGCTATTACACCCCTTCGGGAAGATGCATCCAATCGCTTGATTATTGGAACAGGGACAAGGACGGCAACGCCGTTAAAAAAACCGATATTCATGATTTTACCACCCGAAACGGACGCAAGGTTCAAGATGGTGGCGGTGTACTGCCCGATATTGAAATAGCCGCTACAAAGGCCAACGAATTGACCATGGCCCTCTTGCAAAACAACGTCATCTTCGACTATGCCACTAAATATTTCTACGAGCACCAAGTGAACGATGTAAACACGTTCAAATTTTCCGATAGCGACTATCAGGACTTTAAAAACTTCGTCTCGAAAAGCGATTTTTCCTTTGAGACCAAGACCGAAAAAACCCTGAAGACGGCCATGACCAACCGCGAAGAGGTTATTTTTAACGACGCCATAGAAAACGATTTTAAAAAGCTTTTGCTCGATATTGAAAAAAGCAAGATCACGGCCTTGGAAGACTACCAAAACGAAATAAAGAACAAGCTGGAAGATGAAATCGTCAAACGCTATTTCTACCGCGAAGGTCTTTACGACTATTACCTTAAGAACGATGAGGCCATCTTGGCCGCTACCGAACTTTTGAGTAACGAAAGTAAATATTGGAGCATCTTAAAATAATTGTACTCCAAATCATTCGACCATGGCCTTGAACAAGATCCACCATATTGCGATCATCTGCTCCGACTATCAAAAATCAAAGCATTTTTATGTAGATATTCTAGGCCTGGAGATTCTTAGCGAAGTATTTAGGGAAGCAAGGCAGTCGTACAAATTAGACCTCGCCCTCAATGGGGAGTACATCATTGAACTCTTTTCCTTTCCCGACCCGCCAAAACGTCCTTCTAGGCCCGAGGCCCAAGGTTTGCGCCACTTGGCCTTTGAGGTAGACGATGTTGCCCAGGAAAGTAAAAGGCTGTCAGACCAAGGCATAAGCGTCGAGCCCATCAGAACCGACGAATTTACTGGTCGTAAATTCACCTTCTTTGCCGATCCCGATGGACTTCCCCTTGAACTGTACGAAAAATAATTTCTGAAATATCAGGGTTTCAGGTTCTTGATCTTGATATTCCTGAAATCTATAGGCTGCCCTTCACTCTGTAAGGCAATCATTCCCTCTTTTAACAGCTTACCATCAATTTTTACCTTGGGGTCATAACCCTCTACCGTACCCCCGCCGATCTGAGGTTTTGTATATTCTAAAACAACTTCCCCGTTTATAATGTGCGTTACCAAAGAATCGCCCCTTACGATCAATTCGGCCTTTACCCATTGGTCTCCGTAATAGGTTTTGGAAGAAGAGCTCAAACAGTGGCTCGGGTAGAGTTCGCCCTGATAAACGATTTCAGTGCCCGGCGAGCACATATTGCCCGTTGGCCTTTCTTCGCCCTCATTCACACCACCCAAAAATTGCATCTCAACGGATATGGGCCAGTTCTGCTCCTTTAACATGGTACGCGGATCCTGTGAATGGTACATGACACCACTGTTCATCACGGTAAAAACCGGTGCACCCGGATGCAGCTCACCTACAAAACGATATTCAAGGGAAAGGTGAAAATACGAGTAGGGCTTGTCATAATACAAATGCCCGAACCTATCGTTAAAATCACCGTCGTATTTATCATAACGTACCTTGATCATACCGTCTTCGGCCCGAAAGGTATCACCAAAATTATCGCCGGTTTCGTAATGGTGTATTTTGGTGGTCCATCCATCCAAATTTTTTCCGTTGAACATATCTTCCCAGCCCCCGTCGGTAACCGTTGTTTTAGTAGAGTTACAGGCCATTAGGGCCATACAAGAAATAAAAAGGGCAATTTTAGTGCGATTCATAGTATGCGTATTGAGTAAAATTATATTTGAGATATGAGTTTTAAACTTTAAAGTAGACCTTGTGCTTGTCTAAAAAGTAGGTAATGTACCAAAAGATGTACAGTACAAACAAGGCGTTGATGACCATAATGACTTTTTCTGAAACCCCAATGGGCGCCAACAGGCCTTCCGTCCAAATTGTTCCAAAGCCCCGAAACCATTGTGCCCCTACCGTTTCGGCGAATAGGTAGATAAAAATGGAATTAGTGCCTACTACCGAGAAAATTTTCAGCCAATTATTTTGATATCCTTTTATGTCGATAAGCCAGTAGAAAAGGCTTAGGGTCAAAATGGCGATGCCTCCCGATGCCAAGGTAAAAGAGCTAGTAGCAATACGTTTAACTATCGGTGTGATGCCGACAAAATCCATAGCAAACCCAAGAACCACCAAAACCGCTCCCCAAATCAAAAAAGGTTTGATCTTTTGGGTTGAAGGGATGTGCGACAATAAGACCTTTCCGCAAATAACCCCCCAAATGGTATGTGCCGCCGTCGGTATAAAGTTTACGAACACCCAATAGCCATCATTTACCTGCCCCATGACCAGCATATCGACATACGCACCAAAACTCTCATGGTTCTGCACATAGGGCGCTTCAGGGTTATAAGCGCGATACAACACTTCGGTAAGCACAAGCAACCCCACAGATATGCCTATCTGTGTCTTATTCGAAAGGTTCATTACCGCATAGGCGATCAAGATGGTGAAGGCCAACTGTACCAACACGTTCCACAGTTCCCAAACCAAGGCATGACTGTATACGCAATGCAGGAGCGCCCCGAAGGCGAACAGTAAAAAACAACGCCGTAAAATGTGTTTGGTCACCCCTTTTTTATCTCCCGAGGCCAGTCGTTTTCGCAAAGAGAAGGGCATGGCCACCCCTACGATAAACATAAAAAAGGGCTGGATCAAATCCCAAAACCGGAGTCCGTTCCACGGATGGTGGTGCAATTGATCCGCTAAGCCGGAAAAGGCCGTGCCTTCGGTCAATTCAGAAAAGTTATGGTGAAAACCTGCTGCTTCCGCAATCAATAGAAACATGGTAAGACCTCTAAAAACATCCAAGGAAAAAAGACGCTTCGATACATTTTCGGCTAATTGAGACATAGGCTGGTCGGATCAAGTTAGAATTTCACCCTCAGGGGAATATTTTGCCCTAACGTGATAAATCGGGACTCTTGGGTTGAAATTTGCCCTAATTTAGAAAAAATAATACCATTGTCATTTACTAATTGCTGCTATCTTGCTAAGGTCTAATTTTATATACCTTCATTTTCATGATAAAACCGTTCGCTTATTCGCTGAAAATAGCCTCAGTACTTCCCGTTTTGTTTTCCTTGGTGTCGGTAAACCTACTCTCATCTCAATCGGCCCATACGCTTTGGTTCGACCGACCGGCCGAACATTTTGAGGAAACCT is from Zobellia galactanivorans and encodes:
- the gloA2 gene encoding SMU1112c/YaeR family gloxylase I-like metalloprotein; amino-acid sequence: MALNKIHHIAIICSDYQKSKHFYVDILGLEILSEVFREARQSYKLDLALNGEYIIELFSFPDPPKRPSRPEAQGLRHLAFEVDDVAQESKRLSDQGISVEPIRTDEFTGRKFTFFADPDGLPLELYEK
- a CDS encoding S8 family peptidase, producing MTPFFSRPLLGLSAGLLLMGCGSTALVSTPIANIDTTPLKISDLTDAQKKNWGHLDLVADTIPGMSVDKAYAEIIKNKKGETVIVAVLDSGMDLDHEDLKDVLWTNRGEKAGDGIDNDKNGYIDDIHGYNFLGESYNEQLEATRIVKLKLGDASLQAKAKAKVDSEYAKAGQQKQQYEQIYQAVKNADDAVKKELGKETYTKKDLAAIEPKDETMQQNIGILTQMLTYEDSIPEVLEQIEGGIKYFSDQLNYNYNVDFNGREVVGDDPYDITDLGYGNGNPKNRVEDESHGTHVAGIIAAKRNNGKGANGVANNVAIMSIRAVPNGDEYDKDIALGIRYAVDNGAKVINGSFGKGFSPKAEWVYDAIKYAADNDVLFVHAAGNEGADLDDPANPNFPNDQVDNGPEIADNVLTVGALSSKYGSEMLASFSNYGAVNVDVFAPGDEIYSTMPDNSYDFQGGTSMAAPAVAGVAALIRSYYPKLTASQVKHIIMESGLAPRVKVILGGDAAKTASLDKVSTSGKIVNAYNALIMADNVAKGKIKL
- a CDS encoding MBL fold metallo-hydrolase; translated protein: MTLYPIETGNFKLDGGAMFGVVPKTIWQRTNPADANNQIDIAARSLLIEEGNRLILVDTGMGQKQSEKFFSYYNRWGNHSVDASLQKLGFHRDDITDVFLTHLHFDHCGGCIQWNKDRTGYEPAFKNATFWTNEDHWLWATKPNAREKASFLKENLLPMQESGQLKFIERTSDTYQMLPELGFKVHFVDGHTDKQMLPHISYKGKELVFVADLLPTVGHIPLPYVMGYDTRPLLTLTEKEAFLNDAIANDYYLFFEHDAHNEICTLKATEKGARLNETFRFESIFG
- the rnpA gene encoding ribonuclease P protein component translates to MSNFTFPKKEKLKSKKLIERLFAEGKSVSVYPIKLIYLPTPFNDEVRFKAGMAVPKKNFKSAVKRNRIKRLLRESYRLNKPDILNNTEGSFAFLFLYLGKDMPSYASTERSMKALLQRFVAKNES
- a CDS encoding 3-keto-disaccharide hydrolase, which translates into the protein MNRTKIALFISCMALMACNSTKTTVTDGGWEDMFNGKNLDGWTTKIHHYETGDNFGDTFRAEDGMIKVRYDKYDGDFNDRFGHLYYDKPYSYFHLSLEYRFVGELHPGAPVFTVMNSGVMYHSQDPRTMLKEQNWPISVEMQFLGGVNEGEERPTGNMCSPGTEIVYQGELYPSHCLSSSSKTYYGDQWVKAELIVRGDSLVTHIINGEVVLEYTKPQIGGGTVEGYDPKVKIDGKLLKEGMIALQSEGQPIDFRNIKIKNLKP
- a CDS encoding S41 family peptidase; translation: MKKFFGKKLLVSTFAVLILVIGSGFVKSDFFEIAKQIEIFTTLFKELNMNYVDETNPAELMDTAIKNMLDDLDPYTKFLNEQDVETYRINNAGEYSGIGALVRSFKDRLLIIEPYKGYPADKAGLKAGDEIIKIGAIKVSDFDDNASELLKGANNTSVEVTFKRQGETKVATITRAAVEVDAVPFYKMVDDKTGYIVLSKFNAKASSETKAALLDLKGKGAEKIILDLRDNPGGLLSEAINVTNLFVDKGELIVTTKSKVKKFNREYKTKNKPVDMEIPLVVLVNGSSASASEIVSGGLQDLDRAVIMGARSFGKGLVQRPLKLTYGTQLKVTISRYYTPSGRCIQSLDYWNRDKDGNAVKKTDIHDFTTRNGRKVQDGGGVLPDIEIAATKANELTMALLQNNVIFDYATKYFYEHQVNDVNTFKFSDSDYQDFKNFVSKSDFSFETKTEKTLKTAMTNREEVIFNDAIENDFKKLLLDIEKSKITALEDYQNEIKNKLEDEIVKRYFYREGLYDYYLKNDEAILAATELLSNESKYWSILK
- a CDS encoding cation:proton antiporter yields the protein MEELSIVNLLLVLFAAWIGGITAKRMGFPSILGELLIGIVLGPAILGILNTSEALNILAEIGILFLMAYIGMEINFKDLGKASWAGLLAAIGGFVVPFALGYYTILAFGGTEIAGLFVGIAVGVTSLATKSRILVDLKLLDTRIAYVLMAGALISDTLALIIFAGIIGFVDAGSIDALGLGWVAAKAILFFAFSGLTGVYLFPLIGKLLTKIKLTGRTAHFSIMVIIVLGFAELAELAGLHGILGAFMGGLFIRDGVFSRPVLKEVTGVFHDISIGFLAPIFFVTAGFHVTLEVFQTDLALLVLIIIGAVVGKILGTALFYLPSGYGWREGLTIGTGMNGRGAVEIIIAGIGLQMNIISQEIFSILVFMAISTTLTVPVLLTWTTNWLRKRGELVKQDARRGYLVLGANPLGLYISKQLAQQSEVTLIDSNKDHVNEAQAQGLKAIYGNALKEEAFETADALSKHTFIALTGNSEINLLSAQLAYNSFYIPNRIVLMSPVENGAGPNLLNHIEASSLFANKTDMAAWSYKISAGDFEEKEEKVDKEMTPRDWVKKNSKDKEVLPILILDGHGVKRPFHYNDTIKPGERVIYIQ
- a CDS encoding acyltransferase family protein, which translates into the protein MSQLAENVSKRLFSLDVFRGLTMFLLIAEAAGFHHNFSELTEGTAFSGLADQLHHHPWNGLRFWDLIQPFFMFIVGVAMPFSLRKRLASGDKKGVTKHILRRCFLLFAFGALLHCVYSHALVWELWNVLVQLAFTILIAYAVMNLSNKTQIGISVGLLVLTEVLYRAYNPEAPYVQNHESFGAYVDMLVMGQVNDGYWVFVNFIPTAAHTIWGVICGKVLLSHIPSTQKIKPFLIWGAVLVVLGFAMDFVGITPIVKRIATSSFTLASGGIAILTLSLFYWLIDIKGYQNNWLKIFSVVGTNSIFIYLFAETVGAQWFRGFGTIWTEGLLAPIGVSEKVIMVINALFVLYIFWYITYFLDKHKVYFKV
- a CDS encoding M1 family metallopeptidase — encoded protein: MKHFFKGIAAVMLLLGQAAVAQNGSYWQQHVDYTMEVDMNVDNFQYTGTQKLVYTNNSPDELSRVYYHLFFNAFQPGSEMDMRLQSIPDPDGRMTDDQKKSRIASLKESEIGYLHVNSLTQDGVKVDFVEEETILVVELAQPIPPGGKTTFEMEFKGQVPLQVRRAGRNSAEGVALSMSQWYPKLAEYDFEGWHADPYIAREFHGVWGDFDVKLTLDKKYVVGGTGYLQNPQEIGHGYEAPGTKVKKQKGKTLTWHFKAPMVHDFMWAADPDYIHDTLQVENGPTLHFLYKDNKEIIDNWKKLQPKTAELMKFFNKNIGEYPYEQYSVIQGGDGGMEYAMATLITGERKFGSLVGVTAHEMAHSWFQHILASNESKHEWMDEGFTTFISSLAMNEVMQENKENPFEGTYKGYYSLVNSGKEQPQTTHADRYDLNFAYGIAAYSKGSIFLSQLGYVIGQDKLMETLRKYYEDFKFKHPTPNDIKRTAEKVSGMELDWYLTDWTQTTNTIDYGITDVKDKEGKTEVSLVRKGAMPMPIDILVIYEDGTKETFYAPLRMMRGEKENPYPQINRTVLEDWPWAQSNYSFTFDKPLENVKAVVIDPSQLMADIDLEDNVWQKTP